A single window of Granulibacter bethesdensis DNA harbors:
- a CDS encoding Ppx/GppA phosphatase family protein codes for MNLPGAGSHRQAGASAYAALDLGTNNCRLLIGTPAGGSFRVLDSFSRIVRLGEGLQTTGRLSPRAMERTLSALRVCVARMQRRTLSGVRAVATEACRHAVNGRDFLSRVQAETGLDFDVISTREEIELALESCIPLLRRTEARRILLFDIGGGSTELAWVRIDGNCPVLVGTISLPVGVVRLAEQYGDARFSAGAFEEMVQDVRQRLDTFEDIHRIHPEILHGGVALLGTSGTATTMASICFDLNRYRRCMVDGAVMSLTQADQAVQILRALGGAEPQGEGLRKHPCIGPQRADFVLPGCAIFQAIRSLWPTASVIVADRGLREGMLLRMMHEAGHGGRRGRRKRNPALSSSRSGPAGSGLEVPASGISTLTKPV; via the coding sequence TTGAATTTGCCAGGTGCCGGGTCTCATCGACAAGCGGGGGCTTCTGCCTATGCTGCGCTCGATCTGGGAACCAATAATTGCCGTTTGCTGATCGGCACTCCGGCCGGTGGCAGTTTCCGTGTGCTGGACAGTTTCAGCCGTATCGTCCGGCTGGGGGAAGGGTTGCAGACTACAGGCAGGCTCAGCCCGAGGGCGATGGAGCGCACCCTGTCGGCCTTAAGGGTTTGCGTCGCCAGGATGCAACGCAGAACTTTGTCCGGTGTGCGCGCTGTTGCCACGGAAGCTTGCCGCCATGCCGTTAATGGCAGGGATTTCCTTAGCCGCGTACAGGCGGAGACCGGCCTCGACTTTGATGTGATCTCCACGCGCGAGGAAATCGAACTGGCCCTGGAAAGCTGCATCCCCTTGCTTCGGCGTACTGAGGCACGGCGGATCCTGCTGTTCGATATTGGCGGAGGCTCTACGGAGCTTGCCTGGGTACGGATTGATGGCAATTGCCCGGTTCTGGTTGGAACTATTTCCCTGCCTGTTGGCGTCGTGCGTCTGGCCGAACAATATGGGGATGCCAGGTTCAGCGCCGGCGCTTTTGAGGAAATGGTGCAGGATGTCCGGCAGCGTCTGGATACGTTCGAGGATATCCACAGGATTCATCCTGAAATCCTTCACGGTGGGGTTGCCTTGCTGGGTACTTCCGGCACGGCAACTACGATGGCGAGTATCTGTTTTGACCTGAACAGGTATCGTCGATGCATGGTTGACGGAGCGGTAATGAGCCTGACGCAGGCGGATCAGGCAGTGCAAATTCTGCGGGCGCTTGGTGGGGCGGAGCCGCAGGGGGAGGGATTGCGCAAACACCCTTGTATCGGCCCTCAACGTGCTGATTTCGTGCTGCCTGGTTGTGCGATCTTTCAGGCGATCCGGTCGCTTTGGCCGACGGCTTCTGTCATTGTTGCGGATCGGGGGCTGCGGGAAGGAATGCTGCTGAGGATGATGCATGAGGCCGGTCATGGCGGCAGACGCGGCAGAAGAAAGCGGAATCCCGCATTGTCTTCTTCACGCTCTGGCCCGGCAGGCTCTGGATTGGAAGTGCCGGCTTCTGGCATATCGACATTAACGAAGCCGGTTTAA